The Gemmatimonadales bacterium sequence GCGACCTGCTGGAGCAGCGGAACATTCTCTACGCGCCCGACTACGTGATCAACGGCGGCGGGGTCATCAACGTCTACGGCGAGATCCACCGCTGGCCGGCGGAGCGCTCGCAGAAGAAGGCCGGCGAGATTTACGACGCGCTGCTCCGGATCTTCGCCATCGCCCGGGAGGAGGGGATTCCCAGCTATCGGGCCGCCGACCGGCTGGCGGAGCAGCGGATCGCGGCGGTCGCCGGCCTGGACCGGATGTGGATGGGCGGGCGGCAATAGCACCACGCACGCGCGGGCCTCTCTCCCTGGCGCCTGATTTCTTGTACATTAGATGCAAATGCCCGAAGTGATTCCCATCGGATCGGACCACGCCGGCTTCCCTCTGAAGCAGCGTCTGGTCGCGGAGCTTCGGGCGCTCGGCTACGAGCCGCTCGATCTCGGGACCGATAGCGCCGAATCGGTCGACTACCCGGACTTCGCGCACGAGGTGGCGGCGCGGGTGGAGCACCAGGAGGCACGTCGCGGGGTGCTCCTCTGCGGAACCGGACTGGGCATGTCCTACGCGGCCAACCGGCACAGCGGCGTCCGGGCGGCGGTGGCATGGTCCCTCGACGTGGCCCGTCTGGCGCGCCAGCACAACGACGCCAACGTGCTGATCCTTCCCGCCCGCTACGTGAGCGAGCCGGAGGGAGTTGCGATCCTCAGAACCTGGCTGGACACCGACTTCGAAGGCGGACGCCACGGGCGGCGGGTGGCCAAAATCGATCAGGAGCATCTCGGATGAGCCTCGACCACAACGCATCGCTTCGCCAGGCCGATCCCACGGTGGCGCGGCTCATCGATCGGGAGCTACGCCGGCAGCAGAACGGGCTCGAGCTCATCGCCAGCGAGAACTTCGCCAGCCGCGCGGTCATCGACGCCATGGGCACGCCGCTCACCAACAAGTACGCCGAGGGGTATCCGGGCCGCCGGTACTATGGCGGGTGCGAGGTGGTGGACGAAGTGGAGCAGCTCGCCCTCGACCGGCTCAAGCAGCTGTTCGGCTCGGAGCACGCCAACGTCCAGCCCCATTCCGGCGCGCAGGCCAATTTCGCGGCCTTCATGGCGCTCATCCAGCCGGGCGAGACCCTCATGGGGATGTCGCTGCCTCACGGTGGCCATCTCTCGCACGGCGCGCCGGTCAACCACACCGGCCAGGTCTGGCGCGCGGTGCACTACGGGGTGAACCCCGCCAGCGGCCGGATCGATCCGGACGCGGTCCGCAGTCTCGCGCTCCGGGAGCAGCCCAGGCTCATCATCGCGGGCGGCAGCGCATACGCCCGGATCATCGACTTCGCCGCGTTCCGTTCCATCGCCGACGAGATCGGCGCGTTCTTCGTGGTGGACATGGCGCACTTCGCGGGACTGGTGGCCGGCGGTGTCTATCCCTCGCCGGTGCCTCACGCCCATGTGGTCACCAGCACCACCCACAAGACCCTGCGCGGCCCCCGCGCCGGTCTCATCCTCTGTCGCGCGGAGCACGCCAAGGCCATCGACAAATCGGTCTTCCCCGGCCACCAGGGCGGCCCGCTGCAGCACGTCATCGCCGCCAAGGCGGTGGCCTTCGGCGAGGCGCTCACGCCCGACTTCAAGGTCTACGCGCGCCGGGTGGTGGAGAACGCCCAGACTCTGGCGCAGTCCTTGGTGGATCGGGGGTATGCCATCGTCTCCGGCGGCACCGATACCCATCTCATGCTGGTGGACCTCCGTCCCAAAGGACTCACCGGCAAGGTCGCGGAGAAGACGCTGGGCGAGGCCGGCATCACGGTCAACAAGAATACGGTGCCCGACGACCCGCAGTCGCCTTTCGTCACCAGCGGCATCCGCCTCGGCACGCCTGCGTTGACCACCCGCGGCATGGGACCGGCCGAGATGGTCCGGGTGGCCGAGCTGATCGATCGCGCGCTGGAGCGTCCCGACGAGGCCACGCTCGCCCGCGTCCGGGGCGAAGTGGAGGAGCTGACCTCCGCCTTTCCGCTGTACCAGCCGGCGAAATCCGCCGGCCGGGTGCGGCGCACTGCCTGAGCGGCGGAGAAACCAGGAATTCCCGTGAACGAACTGCAGTTCGCCGATGATGTGCTCGCGCGGATCCGCGCGCGGGGCGGCCAGTACCACGAGCGCGCCTATCTGTTCGTGCTGGCCACCATCGAATATCTCCAGTCGCGCCTGGAGGCCCGGCGTCACGTGAGCGGGGCCGAGCTGGCCTGGGCCTGCCGGGACTTCGGCCGCGCGCAGTTCGGGCTGCTCGCGCCTCACGTGCTGGCCCATTGGGGGATCACCCGGACGGAAGACTTCGGCCGGATCGTCTTCACCCTGGTGGAGGTCAGCCTGCTGGTCACCCAGCCGGGCGACCAGGAAGAGGATTTCGAGCGAGTCTACGAGTTCGCGGATGCGTTCGGCGACGTCTACGAGTGGTCGGGCCTCCGCGGCGCCTGACGGCCGGGCTCGATAATCGGAGGGAGCATGGAGAAGATCGAGTGGCCGGCGTGCCAGAAGTGCTCTCAGGGAACGTTGATTCCACTCTCCGACTACGGACGTGAAGGCGCGCCCATCACCTACAAGGCGTGGGTCTGCACCAATCCCGATTGC is a genomic window containing:
- the rpiB gene encoding ribose 5-phosphate isomerase B — protein: MPEVIPIGSDHAGFPLKQRLVAELRALGYEPLDLGTDSAESVDYPDFAHEVAARVEHQEARRGVLLCGTGLGMSYAANRHSGVRAAVAWSLDVARLARQHNDANVLILPARYVSEPEGVAILRTWLDTDFEGGRHGRRVAKIDQEHLG
- the glyA gene encoding serine hydroxymethyltransferase, which encodes MSLDHNASLRQADPTVARLIDRELRRQQNGLELIASENFASRAVIDAMGTPLTNKYAEGYPGRRYYGGCEVVDEVEQLALDRLKQLFGSEHANVQPHSGAQANFAAFMALIQPGETLMGMSLPHGGHLSHGAPVNHTGQVWRAVHYGVNPASGRIDPDAVRSLALREQPRLIIAGGSAYARIIDFAAFRSIADEIGAFFVVDMAHFAGLVAGGVYPSPVPHAHVVTSTTHKTLRGPRAGLILCRAEHAKAIDKSVFPGHQGGPLQHVIAAKAVAFGEALTPDFKVYARRVVENAQTLAQSLVDRGYAIVSGGTDTHLMLVDLRPKGLTGKVAEKTLGEAGITVNKNTVPDDPQSPFVTSGIRLGTPALTTRGMGPAEMVRVAELIDRALERPDEATLARVRGEVEELTSAFPLYQPAKSAGRVRRTA
- a CDS encoding Minf_1886 family protein, with the translated sequence MNELQFADDVLARIRARGGQYHERAYLFVLATIEYLQSRLEARRHVSGAELAWACRDFGRAQFGLLAPHVLAHWGITRTEDFGRIVFTLVEVSLLVTQPGDQEEDFERVYEFADAFGDVYEWSGLRGA